From the genome of Aeromonas hydrophila subsp. hydrophila ATCC 7966:
AGTGCAGCATGAAGCGATCGGCACGGTTGCCGGTCAGCTCGTCGATGTTCTGGGCGTCACGCTCGGTACCCAGAGTGGCAACGACCATGGCCTGAGTCTCACCACGGGTGAACAGGGCGGAGCCGTGAGCACGCGGCAGTACGCCGGTGGCGACGGACAGCGCGCGGATCATCTCCGGATCGCGACCATCGATGCGCGGCTCACCACGTACGACGCGACCACGGACGATGCGGCTTTCCAGGCTGTGGAACTCTTCGCCGATCTTCTTGGCATCTTCTTCCACACCGGAAGCGATGACTTGCTCAACCACGCGAGCCTTGATGGCACCGATGGTTTCGTAACGCACGGCTTTCTCGGTGATGCGGTAGGCTTCACCCAGCTCGGCTGTCGCCAGCTCGGCAACCTTGGCTTTCAGCGCTTCGTTGACGGCAGGAGCAGTCCAGTTCCACGGCTTGGTGCCGACGTCGGCAGCGAATTCGTTGATGGCGTTGATAACGGCCTGCATCTGCTCGTGACCGAATACCACGGCACCCAGCATCACCTCTTCGGAGAGGATGGCCGCTTCGGATTCAACCATCAGCACGGCGTTGGCGGTACCGGCAACTACCAGATCCAGATCGCTCTGCGGCAGTTCGGTCGTGGTCGGGTTCAGCACGTACTGACCGTTCATGTAACCCACGCGGGCTGCACCGATCGGGCCGCCGAACGGGATACCGGAGATGGCCAGCGCCGCGGAGGCACCGATCATGGCAACGATGTCGGGAGAAACGGCCGGGTTCACGGACATGACGGTGGCAACCACCTGAACCTCATTGAGGAAGCCTTCCGGGAACAGCGGACGAATAGGACGGTCGATCAGACGGGAGATCAGGGTCTCGCCTTCGCTCGGACGGCCTTCACGACGGAAGAAACCACCCGGGATACGACCAGCAGCATAGGTACGCTCCTGGTAGTTGACGGTCAGCGGGAAGAAATCACGGCCGTGATCGGCCTCTTTCTTGCCAACTACGGTCACAAATACGCAGGTATCGTCCATGCTGACCATGACGGCCGCAGTGGCTTGACGGGCCATCACTCCGGTTTCCAGAGTGACGGTGTGTTGACCGTACTGGAATGACTTTACAATAGGATTCACGTGAATTTCCTTTTTACAATTTGGCGCTTTAAATTCGCGTGCAAGTATACTTGATTCGATGCAAAAGGTAAGCAGCGACACAAATTCTGTGAGGGCGGCAACAGCCTGACGCGCAATAAAAAAGGGGAACCCGGAGGTTCCCCTTTTTCGCGAAATCTGATGGTCGATTAACGACGCAGACCCAGCTTGGCGATCAGAGCAGCGTAACGCTGAACGTCTTTACGCTTCAGGTAGTCCAGCAGCTTACGACGCTGGGAAACCATGCGCAGCAGACCGCGACGACCGTGGTGATCCTTGGAGTGCTCCTTGAAGTGACCTTGCAGATGGTTGATCTGGGCAGTCAGCAGGGCAACTTGCACTTCGGGGGAGCCAGTGTCGTTGGCGCAACGAGCGTTGTCAGCAACGATTTGAGCTTTGATCTCAGCATTTAGAGACATGGTATTACTCCAGTAGAGTGTTTAAAGGTTCACAGCCAATCTCTAATTCAGCCGTGAAATGAGGGCGGTATCATAATCGTCCCCGTCACTTTTCGCAACGGGAAAGAGCCACAACGGCCAACACGCGTCGATACCGCCTGAGGATCACTCCTCGTCGTGTTCGTCGTGATAACGCACCAGACGCTTGGGCGCCACACGCCCCTCGTCGTCGATCTCGCCCACGCCGATGAACTCGCGCTCCGGACCGACCGTCATGCGCACCTGACCGCTCTGCGGCGCCCCGGCGACCTGCACGGCCTGGCCCTGGTTCACATAGGCGGCCACGGCGGCCAGCATGTTCACCTCGGGCAGGCTTGCCACGGCGGTGTCCATCGGCAGCAGCAGCGGATCCAGCTGCTCACGCGGCGGAATGCTTTCGGCCTTGGCCTGCTCGAAGATGCACTCGAGTTGTTCCAGAGTCAGCATCCGCTCATAGGGATAGCTGGCCACCTGGGTACGGCGCAACTGGGTGACGTGCGCGCCGCAGCCCAGCACCTCCCCCAGATCGTCCACCAGGGAGCGGATGTAGGTACCCTTGCTGCAGTGCACCTCCAGTTTGACCTCGTCCCCTTCAAAGCTGATGAGCTTGAGCTCGAACACCGTGATGGGGCGGGCTTCCCGCTCGATCTCGATGCCTTCACGGGCGTACTCGTAGAGTGGGCGACCGTTGTGCTTGAGGGCGGAGTACATGGACGGCACCTGCATGATGGGGCCGCGGAATTGGTCCAGCGACTCGATCAGGGTACCCACGGCCACGTTCACCGGCCGGGTGGAGACCACCTCGCCATCGGAGTCGCTGGTATTGGTACGCTCGCCCAGCTTGGCGGTCACCTCGTAGCGCTTGTCCGCTTCCAGCAGATACTGGGAGAACTTGGTGGCTTCGCCGAGGCAGATCGGCAGCATGCCGGTTGCCAGCGGGTCCAGGGCGCCGGTGTGGCCGGCCTTGGCGGCGTTGTAGATCCGCTTGACCTTCTGCAACACATCGTTGGAGGTCAGCCCGGTCGGCTTGTCCAGCAGCAGGATACCGTGCACGTCACGGCCCTTGAAACGACGTCTACGAGACATCTCAGGCGTTATCCTCAGTAGTTTCATCCGGCGCGGCATCGTCTTCTTCACGACCGGATTCGGCCATGCGACGCTTGTCTTCACGGATGGTGTTGGTCACCAGGTTGGAGAGACGCATCCCCTCGACCAGGGTCTGGTCGTAGAAGAAACGCAGCTCGGGCACCACACGCAGACGCATGGCGCTGCCCAGCAGGCTGCGGATGTAACCAGCGGCTTCCGTCAGCGCCTTGAGCCCTTCCTTGATGCGCTCGGCATCATTTTCCAGCTGCAAGAAGGTGACATACACCTTGGCGTAATTGAGGTCACGGGACACTTCCACATCGGAAACGGTCACCATGCCGATGCGCGGATCCTTGACCTCGCGCTGCAGAATGAGCGCGATTTCACGCTGGATCTGCTGTCCGACCCGACGGGTCCGGCTAAATTCTCTGGCCATATTCTATCCTGCGATAAAAGGGGGCCGCGGCCCCCTATTTAATCTGACTCCAGCCTTACAGAGTCCGTTGGATTTCAACGGTCTCGTAAACTTCGATCTGGTCGCCTTCGCGTACGTCGTTGTAGTTCTTGACCGCGATACCACACTCGTAACCGTTCTTGACTTCGTTGACGTCATCCTTGAAGCGACGCAGGGATTCCAGCTCGCCTTCATAGATAACCACGTTGTCGCGCAGAACGCGAATGCGGTTGGAACGCTTGACCACACCTTCGGTGACCATACAGCCGGCCACGGCACCAAACTTCGGTGACTTGAACACGCTGCGCACTTCGGCCAGACCGATGATTTCCTGACGGTACTCGGGGGCCAGCATGCCGCTCATGGCCTGCTTCACTTCGTCGATCAGGTCATAGATGACGGAGTAGTAACGCAGATCCAGGCTCTCGGCCTCGATGACCTTGCGTGCAGAGGCATCGGCACGGACGTTGAAGCCCACCAGGATGGCGCTGGACGCGGCAGCCAGGGTAGCGTCGGTTTCGGTGATACCACCCACGCCGGAACCCACGATCTTCACCTTCACTTCGTCGGTGGAGAGCTTGACCAGGGCATCGCAGATCGCTTCCACGGAACCCTGTACGTCGGCCTTGATCACCACGTTCACTTCGGACACTTCGCCCTCGGTCATGTTGGCGAACATGTTTTCCAGCTTGGCCTTCTGCTGGCGAGCCAGCTTGACTTCGCGGAACTTGCCTTGACGGTAGAGCGCCACTTCACGGGCTTTCTTCTCGTCACGCACGACAGTGGCTTCGTCACCGGCAGAGGGAACGCCGGACAGGCCGAGGATTTCCACCGGCAGGGACGGACCTGCTTCCTTGATCTCGCGACCCAGCTCGTCACGCATGGCACGGACACGACCATATTCCAGGCCGCACAGCACGATGTCGCCCTGACGCAGGGTACCTTCTTGTACCAGCACGGTAGCAACCGGGCCACGACCCTTGTCCAGGAAGGACTCGATCACGACGCCGTTGGCCATGCCGTCAACCACGGCTTTCAGCTCCAGTACTTCGGACTGGATCAGGATGGCTTCCAGCAGGTCATCAATGCCCTGGCCGGATTTGGCGGAGACATGGACGAACTGGCAATCGCCACCCCAGTCTTCGGACATGACGTTGTAACGGGCCAGCTCGGTCTTGACGCGATCCGGATCCGCTTCCGGCTTGTCGATCTTGTTGACCGCCACTACCAAGGGCACTTCAGCGGCCTTGGCGTGCTGAATGGCTTCGATGGTTTGCGGCATCACGCCATCATCGGCAGCAACGACCAGCACCACAATATCAGTCGCCTTGGCACCACGAGCACGCATGGAGGTAAACGCCGCGTGACCCGGGGTATCCAGGAAGGTGATCATGCCACTGTCGGTTTCGACGTGGTAAGCACCGATATGCTGGGTAATACCACCGGCTTCACCCGCAGCAACCTTGGCCTTGCGGATGTAGTCCAGCAGAGAGGTCTTGCCGTGGTCGACGTGACCCATGATGGTCACGACCGGCGCGCGCGGCTTGGCTTCGGAGGTCTCGTCACGATCGGACAGTACCGCCTCTTCCAGCTCGTTCTCGCGGCGCAGCACCACCTTGTGACCCATCTCCTCGGCGACCAGCTGAGCGGTCTCCTGGTCGATCACCTGGTTGATGGTGGCCATGGCACCCATCTTCATCATCACCTTGATGACTTCAACGCCCTTGACGGCCATCTTGTTGGCGAGCTCTGCCACAGTGATGGTTTCGCCAATCACCACGTCGCGGTTCACCGCGGCCGCCGGCTTGTTGAAGCCGTGCTTCATGGCGTTCGGAGTGGCGACCTTGCCACGCTTGCCCTTGCGAGCACGCGGGTTGCGCGCATCGCGATCGTCTTCACGACGACCGGCCTTTTTCGGGCCCTTGGCAGCAGCGGCAGTGCGGCGGCTGGTTTCTTCCTTACGATCCAACTCATCTTCAGCCGCCTGAGCGTGCTTGTTGGTGGTCAGATGGTAATCGCTGCTCTCTTTGGCGCGAGCGGCTTCTTCTTCAGCCCAGCGGGCTGCGTTCTGTTCCGCCATGACACGAGCCTCTTCGGCTTTCTTCGCGGCGAGTTCCTCAGCCTTGGTCAAGGCTGCTTGTTCTTGTTGGCGCTTCAGTTCTTCTGCTTCGCGCTTGGCCATCTTTTCTGCCTCTTGCTGAGCTGTGCTACCGGCTGCTTTGGCGGGCTGTTGAGCCTGTCGAGCCTTTTGTTGTGCCTCGATCCGCGCCTTTTCCTCAGCTTCACGACGAGCCTGCTCAGCCTCACGGCGAGCCTTCTCTTCAGCGTCGAGACGGGCCTTCTCTTCGGCCTCGCGACGAGCTTTTTCTTCTGCTTCCAAACGCGCTGTTTCCTCGGCTTCCGCCTGGCGCTGTTCATCTTCCAGCGCCGAACGTCTTACATAGGTGCGAGACTTGCGCACTTCTACCTGCACTTCCTTGTTCTTGCCGCCAGTCCCCTGAACACTGATGGTGCTCTTGGTCTTGCGCTGCAAGGTCATGCGGGCAGGTGCGGCGACCTCGTCACCTCCATGCTGTTTCTTCAGATGGGCCAGCAGTGTCTGTTTCTCAGACTCGCTGACCATGTCGTCGGCCTTGCTCTTGCTGATACCGGCATCGACAAACTGCTGGAGAAGACGATCAACCGGTGTGTCGATGTCAGTGGCAAGTTGTTTGACTGATACTTCTGCCATTCATTTTCCTCCGTTTGATCTTACTCAGACTGCTCTTCTCCGAACCAACAGATATTACGAGCAGCCATAATCAGCTCACCGGCTTTCTCTGCCGTCAGCCCTTCAATATCAGCAAGGTCATCGATGCCTTGCTCTGCCAAATCTTCCAGGGTACCGATGCCGCGAGCGGCCAGTGCGTACGCCATTTCACGGCCAAGGCCGTTCAGATTGAGCAGTTCTTCGGAAGGCTCTACACCTTCAAAGGATTCTTCTTTGGCCAAAGCCTTGGTGGTCAGAGCATCTTTGGCGCGTTTGCGCAGCTCTTCCACCATGTCTTCGTCCAGGCCATCGATGGCCAGCAGCTCGTTGACCGGCACGAAGGCGATCTCTTCCAGAGTGGAGAAACCCTCTTCCATCAACAGGCTGGCGAAATCGTCATCGATGTCCAGAGTGCTGGTGAACAGCGTCAGGATGCGGTCGTTCTCGGCCTGGTGCTTGGCACGCATGTCCTCGACGGTCATCACGTTCAGCTCCCAACCGGTCAGCTGGGAAGCCAGACGCACGTTCTGACCGTTGCGACCGATGGCCTGGGCCAGGTTGGCGGCTTCCACGGCGATGTCCATGGTGTGGTTGTCTTCATCAACGATGATGGAGGCCACATCGGCAGGCGCCATGGCATTGATCACGTACTGGGCCGGGTTGTCATCGTACAGCACGATGTCGGCGCGCTCGCCGCTCAGCTCGGCGGAGACCGCCTGAACGCGGGCACCGCGCATGCCGATACAGGCACCGATCGGGTCGATACGACGATCGTTGGTCTTCACCGCGATCTTGGCGCGGGAACCCGGATCACGGGCTGCGCCCATGATTTCGATCATCTCTTCACCGATTTCCGGTACTTCGATGCGGAACAGCTCTTTCAGGAAGTCCGGGCTGGAACGGCTGACGAACAGCTGGGAACCACGGGCTTCCGGACGCACGGCGTAGAGCAGACCACGGATGCGGTCGCCCGGACGGAAGGTCTCGCGCGGCAGCATGTCGTCGCGGAAGATCACGGCTTCGGCGTTGCTGCCCAGATCCAGAATCACGTTGTCGCGGTTGCTCTTCTTGACCACGCCGCTGATGATGGTGCCTTCCTTGTCCTTGAACTGGTCAACGACCTGGGAGCGCTCGGCTTCGCGCACTTTCTGCACGATGACCTGCTTGGCAGTCTGGGTGGTGATGCGGTCGAAGGTGACAGAGTCGATCTGATCTTCAACGTATTCACCGATCTGGATCTCTGGCTGCTCGATCTGGGCAGCTTCCAGGGTAATCTCGGCGTAGGGGTTTTCCATCGCAGCTTGATCTGCAATGACCACCCAGCGGCGATAAGTGTCGTAGTCACCGGTCTTGCGATCGATCTCGACCCGAACTTCAATCTCGCCTTCGTATTTTTTCTTGGTCGCCGTCGCCAACGCGGTTTCCAGAGCCTGGAAAATCTTCTCGCGGGGTACCGCCTTCTCGTTGGAAACTGCGTCAACGACCAGCAAAATCTCTTTATTCATATCCGATAGCCTCGTTAACCAAAGTTCGGCACTATGTTCGCTTTTTGGATATTGGTGAAAGCCAACACTTCGTCCTTACCATCTACCGTCAGGGTGATCATGTCGCCCTGCACAGCTTTGATTACGCCTTTGAACTTGCGGCGGTTGTTTGTTGCCATCCGAAGCGTTACCGCCGCCTCTTGGCCAACGTATTTTTCGAACTGGGCAACCTTGAACAGGGGACGATCCAGACCCGGGGAAGACACCTCGAGGTAATACTCCTCTGTGATGGGATCTTCGACATCCATGATGGCGCCAACCTGATGGCTGACCTCAGCACAGTTCTCGACGCTCACGCCATGCTCGCCGTCGATATAGACGCGCAAGGTGGAGTGTTTACCCGCACGGATAAACTCAATACCCCACAGTTCAAAGCCCAAGGCAACGACAGGAGCCTCGAGCAGATCGGTCAAACGTTGTTCCAACGTAGCCAAAGTCACCCTCCGAAAAAACAAAAAAAGGGCATAAAGCCCAGATAGAAATTGGTTCAGAGTAAATTGCACATAACAAAAAGCCCCGATGTCAAATCGGGGCTTGGCGCTTTACCCTGATTGTCGCCTCGCAGCGACCGCCTTCCTGAGCGTAGGAAATGCGTGAAATTTGGTTGCGGGGGCCGGATTTGAACCGACGACCTTCGGGTTATGAGCCCGACGAGCTACCATGCTGCTCCACCCCGCGTCCGAAATCGTGCGAGATTATAGCCACTTCACCCTCGTCACACAAGACTGACTGGCTATAATACACCCGGTTACCCGGGCTCACTGCTTAATTGGTGCCGTGGGCGGGACTCGAACCCGCACACCCTAGAGCACTACCCCCTCAAGATAGCGTGTCTACCAATTCCACCACCACGGCAAAACTCTTACTCGGGAACGTCAGTGTCTTTCTTGACTGGCGCTTTGCTCTGCTCAACCTGTTGGGTTTGTTGCAGATTTTCCCATTCACTACCCTGTTTGACCTTGTTGCTCGACATAGAGCCGAGCACCAAGCTAATCAAGAAAAACAGAGTAGCCAAAATCGCTGTTGTGCGGGTCAGGAAGCTGCCTGAACCACCGGAGCCGAATACGGTATTCGATGCCCCTGCGCCGAAGGAGGCGCCCATGTCAGCCCCTTTACCTTGCTGAATCATCACCAGACCAATCAGAGCCAGTGAAACCAGCAGATAAACGACCAAAAGAATCTCGTACATTTAACTTGCACCCTTTGCCGCTTCAACAATTCCTAAAAACGTCTGGTCATCGAGACTTGCTCCACCAATTAGGCCGCCGTCAACGTCGGGCTGGGCAAACAACTCTCTCGCATTGGCCGGCGTCACGCTCCCACCATAGATGATTCTAACTTTCTCACCTATGACCGGAGTATCCTCCGCCAAGCGACCACGTATAAAGGAATGAACCTCTTGTGCCTGCTCGGGTGTGGCGCATTTACCTGTACCTACAGCCCAAATCGGCTCGTAGGCGATGATAGCATTATCGAAAGCCATCGCGCCATTTTTCTCTATGACGATGTCCAGCTCTTCGGCGATCACCTCGAAGGTTCTTCTCGCCTGCCTCGCCGCCCCTGATTCACCCAAACAGAGGATGGGAATCAGACCTGCCGCTCTGGCTGCCGCAAACTTCTCTGCGACGATAAAACTGGTCTCACCAAAGAGACGCCTGCGCTCGGAGTGCCCTACCAGTACGTATCGACACCCTGCCTCGACCAGCATCTGACACGAGATTTCCCCCGTGTAAGCGCCCTGTCTGTGCTGGCTCACATTCTGAGCCCCCAACTTCATTGTTCGCTGCTCACCGAGCAATGCGGCCGTAAAGTCGAGATGCACATGGGATGGACACAAGACCACGTCTACTCGTTCATCAACGCCCTTCAGACATTGACCAGTAAACTGCTCTAACTGCGACCTACTACCGTGTAACTTCCAGTTGGCTGCTACAAACGGCTTGCGATGTCCCATCGGCAACTCCCTTGCGAAAGCGGGGCTGATAATATCCAGAGGATTGTCAGCTGACAAGCGCTATTTTCAAATTTTCGAATCGTTTGAACAAGATACAACCAGGGCGGCTTAAAAGCCGCCCTTTTTGTTCATTAAAACGCCGATTCAACCTGTTGTGCGATGCGTTGGGCCATGTCACGCACCTGCTGTTCATGTTCCCCTTCCACCATCACGCGGATCAGAGGTTCAGTGCCGGATTTGCGCAGCAGCACACGACCACGACCGGCCAGCTCCTGTTCCACCTTGGCCACTTCCTGCTGCACGGCGTCGGCCGCCAGCGGATCCCTGCCTTCGGCAAAGCGCACATTGACCAGCACCTGCGGGAACTTGTTCATGCCGGAGCGCAGCTTGGCCAGCGGCATCTCGGCAGTGCAGATGGCAGTCAGTACCTGCAGGGCGGCGACGATGCCATCCCCGGTAGTGGTCTGATCCAGGCAGATGATGTGACCGGAGTTCTCGCCGCCGATGCGCCAGCCCTTCTCGTTCATCATCTCCAGCACGTAGCGGTCACCCACCTTGGCGCGGGCGAACGGGATGCCGAGAGTCTGCAGCGCCAGCTCCAGACCCATGTTGGCCATCAGGGTGCCCACCACGCCGCCCTTGAGGCGACCGTTGCGCAATGCATCGCGGGCAATGATGTAGAGGATTTCGTCGCCGTCGATGATATAGCCGGTGTTGTCCACCATCACCAGACGGTCGCCATCACCATCGAAGGCCACCCCCAGATCTGCCTTGCACTCCAGCACCTTGGCCGCCAGGGCTTCGGGGGCGGTCGAACCGACACCGTCGTTGATGTTGAGACCATCCGGGCTGCAGCCGATGGCGATCACTTCTGCTCCCAGCTCGCGGAACACGGAAGGCGCAATGTGGTAGGTCGCACCATGACCGCAGTCCACCACCATCTTCAACCCTTCCAGGCTCAGATTGGAGGGGAAAGTGCTCTTGCAGAATTCGATGTAACGACCAGCGGCATCGTCGATGCGCAGTGCCTTGCCCAGCTCGGCGGACTCCACGCACTTGAGTTCGTGGTCCAGCTCGGCTTCGATGGCCATCTCGACTTCGTCAGGCAGCTTGGTACCGTCGGCGGAGAAG
Proteins encoded in this window:
- the pnp gene encoding polyribonucleotide nucleotidyltransferase; the encoded protein is MNPIVKSFQYGQHTVTLETGVMARQATAAVMVSMDDTCVFVTVVGKKEADHGRDFFPLTVNYQERTYAAGRIPGGFFRREGRPSEGETLISRLIDRPIRPLFPEGFLNEVQVVATVMSVNPAVSPDIVAMIGASAALAISGIPFGGPIGAARVGYMNGQYVLNPTTTELPQSDLDLVVAGTANAVLMVESEAAILSEEVMLGAVVFGHEQMQAVINAINEFAADVGTKPWNWTAPAVNEALKAKVAELATAELGEAYRITEKAVRYETIGAIKARVVEQVIASGVEEDAKKIGEEFHSLESRIVRGRVVRGEPRIDGRDPEMIRALSVATGVLPRAHGSALFTRGETQAMVVATLGTERDAQNIDELTGNRADRFMLHYNFPPYCVGETGMMGSPKRREIGHGRLAKRGVAAVMPSADEFPYVVRVVSEITESNGSSSMASVCGSSLALMDAGVPIKASVAGIAMGLVKEEEGFVVLSDILGDEDHLGDMDFKVAGTTEGVTALQMDIKIEGITKEIMEIALKQARGARLHILKVMDEAIQAPRAEISDFAPRIHTIKINPEKIKDVIGKGGSVIRALTEETGTNIELDDDGTVRIAAVDGDAAKEAIRRIEAITAEIEVNRIYEGKVVRLADFGAFVNILPGKDGLVHISQITDARVQNVADYLKIGDVVKVKVLEVDRQGRVRLSIKEANAPTEAAAEPAVAAVEEPAAE
- the rpsO gene encoding 30S ribosomal protein S15, translated to MSLNAEIKAQIVADNARCANDTGSPEVQVALLTAQINHLQGHFKEHSKDHHGRRGLLRMVSQRRKLLDYLKRKDVQRYAALIAKLGLRR
- the truB gene encoding tRNA pseudouridine(55) synthase TruB produces the protein MSRRRRFKGRDVHGILLLDKPTGLTSNDVLQKVKRIYNAAKAGHTGALDPLATGMLPICLGEATKFSQYLLEADKRYEVTAKLGERTNTSDSDGEVVSTRPVNVAVGTLIESLDQFRGPIMQVPSMYSALKHNGRPLYEYAREGIEIEREARPITVFELKLISFEGDEVKLEVHCSKGTYIRSLVDDLGEVLGCGAHVTQLRRTQVASYPYERMLTLEQLECIFEQAKAESIPPREQLDPLLLPMDTAVASLPEVNMLAAVAAYVNQGQAVQVAGAPQSGQVRMTVGPEREFIGVGEIDDEGRVAPKRLVRYHDEHDEE
- the rbfA gene encoding 30S ribosome-binding factor RbfA, which encodes MAREFSRTRRVGQQIQREIALILQREVKDPRIGMVTVSDVEVSRDLNYAKVYVTFLQLENDAERIKEGLKALTEAAGYIRSLLGSAMRLRVVPELRFFYDQTLVEGMRLSNLVTNTIREDKRRMAESGREEDDAAPDETTEDNA
- the infB gene encoding translation initiation factor IF-2 translates to MAEVSVKQLATDIDTPVDRLLQQFVDAGISKSKADDMVSESEKQTLLAHLKKQHGGDEVAAPARMTLQRKTKSTISVQGTGGKNKEVQVEVRKSRTYVRRSALEDEQRQAEAEETARLEAEEKARREAEEKARLDAEEKARREAEQARREAEEKARIEAQQKARQAQQPAKAAGSTAQQEAEKMAKREAEELKRQQEQAALTKAEELAAKKAEEARVMAEQNAARWAEEEAARAKESSDYHLTTNKHAQAAEDELDRKEETSRRTAAAAKGPKKAGRREDDRDARNPRARKGKRGKVATPNAMKHGFNKPAAAVNRDVVIGETITVAELANKMAVKGVEVIKVMMKMGAMATINQVIDQETAQLVAEEMGHKVVLRRENELEEAVLSDRDETSEAKPRAPVVTIMGHVDHGKTSLLDYIRKAKVAAGEAGGITQHIGAYHVETDSGMITFLDTPGHAAFTSMRARGAKATDIVVLVVAADDGVMPQTIEAIQHAKAAEVPLVVAVNKIDKPEADPDRVKTELARYNVMSEDWGGDCQFVHVSAKSGQGIDDLLEAILIQSEVLELKAVVDGMANGVVIESFLDKGRGPVATVLVQEGTLRQGDIVLCGLEYGRVRAMRDELGREIKEAGPSLPVEILGLSGVPSAGDEATVVRDEKKAREVALYRQGKFREVKLARQQKAKLENMFANMTEGEVSEVNVVIKADVQGSVEAICDALVKLSTDEVKVKIVGSGVGGITETDATLAAASSAILVGFNVRADASARKVIEAESLDLRYYSVIYDLIDEVKQAMSGMLAPEYRQEIIGLAEVRSVFKSPKFGAVAGCMVTEGVVKRSNRIRVLRDNVVIYEGELESLRRFKDDVNEVKNGYECGIAVKNYNDVREGDQIEVYETVEIQRTL
- the nusA gene encoding transcription termination factor NusA produces the protein MNKEILLVVDAVSNEKAVPREKIFQALETALATATKKKYEGEIEVRVEIDRKTGDYDTYRRWVVIADQAAMENPYAEITLEAAQIEQPEIQIGEYVEDQIDSVTFDRITTQTAKQVIVQKVREAERSQVVDQFKDKEGTIISGVVKKSNRDNVILDLGSNAEAVIFRDDMLPRETFRPGDRIRGLLYAVRPEARGSQLFVSRSSPDFLKELFRIEVPEIGEEMIEIMGAARDPGSRAKIAVKTNDRRIDPIGACIGMRGARVQAVSAELSGERADIVLYDDNPAQYVINAMAPADVASIIVDEDNHTMDIAVEAANLAQAIGRNGQNVRLASQLTGWELNVMTVEDMRAKHQAENDRILTLFTSTLDIDDDFASLLMEEGFSTLEEIAFVPVNELLAIDGLDEDMVEELRKRAKDALTTKALAKEESFEGVEPSEELLNLNGLGREMAYALAARGIGTLEDLAEQGIDDLADIEGLTAEKAGELIMAARNICWFGEEQSE
- the rimP gene encoding ribosome maturation factor RimP, whose amino-acid sequence is MATLEQRLTDLLEAPVVALGFELWGIEFIRAGKHSTLRVYIDGEHGVSVENCAEVSHQVGAIMDVEDPITEEYYLEVSSPGLDRPLFKVAQFEKYVGQEAAVTLRMATNNRRKFKGVIKAVQGDMITLTVDGKDEVLAFTNIQKANIVPNFG
- the secG gene encoding preprotein translocase subunit SecG; this translates as MYEILLVVYLLVSLALIGLVMIQQGKGADMGASFGAGASNTVFGSGGSGSFLTRTTAILATLFFLISLVLGSMSSNKVKQGSEWENLQQTQQVEQSKAPVKKDTDVPE
- the tpiA gene encoding triose-phosphate isomerase produces the protein MGHRKPFVAANWKLHGSRSQLEQFTGQCLKGVDERVDVVLCPSHVHLDFTAALLGEQRTMKLGAQNVSQHRQGAYTGEISCQMLVEAGCRYVLVGHSERRRLFGETSFIVAEKFAAARAAGLIPILCLGESGAARQARRTFEVIAEELDIVIEKNGAMAFDNAIIAYEPIWAVGTGKCATPEQAQEVHSFIRGRLAEDTPVIGEKVRIIYGGSVTPANARELFAQPDVDGGLIGGASLDDQTFLGIVEAAKGAS
- the glmM gene encoding phosphoglucosamine mutase, whose amino-acid sequence is MARKYFGTDGVRGKVGEYPITPDFVMKLGWAAGKVLSKKGTRKVLIGKDTRISGYMLESALEAGLSAAGLKAILMGPMPTPAVAYLTRTFRAEAGIVISASHNPYYDNGIKFFSADGTKLPDEVEMAIEAELDHELKCVESAELGKALRIDDAAGRYIEFCKSTFPSNLSLEGLKMVVDCGHGATYHIAPSVFRELGAEVIAIGCSPDGLNINDGVGSTAPEALAAKVLECKADLGVAFDGDGDRLVMVDNTGYIIDGDEILYIIARDALRNGRLKGGVVGTLMANMGLELALQTLGIPFARAKVGDRYVLEMMNEKGWRIGGENSGHIICLDQTTTGDGIVAALQVLTAICTAEMPLAKLRSGMNKFPQVLVNVRFAEGRDPLAADAVQQEVAKVEQELAGRGRVLLRKSGTEPLIRVMVEGEHEQQVRDMAQRIAQQVESAF